A single window of Gossypium arboreum isolate Shixiya-1 chromosome 13, ASM2569848v2, whole genome shotgun sequence DNA harbors:
- the LOC108464488 gene encoding probable amino acid permease 7 isoform X1 has product MGEEEEDNQLSPLLPSSSTSSVKRTGTVWTAVAHIITGVIGAGVLSLAWSTAQLGWIAGPISVLVFAATTLVSTYILCDCYMYPHPHYGPNRLRSYMDAVLFYLGEKNHKACGVILMETLYGSTLAYVITSASSIKAIQKSNCYHREGHNAPCSYEDTSSMLLFGAVQVVMSQIPDFHNMKWLSMFAAIMSFAYSFIGFGLGLAQVIENGTIKASINGVPTANIADKLWLVFQALGDIAFAYPYSVIVLEIQDTLKSPPPENKTMKKASIIAVSLTTFFYLCCGCFGYAAFGNNTPGNLLTGFGFYEPYWLVDLANACIVLHLVGGYQIFGQPVFAFAERWFINRFPNSWFVNNYYTNKHRWFPSFQINPLKICFRTAYVATTTAIAMMFPYFNQVLGVLGALNFWPLAIYFPVEMCIVQKKIQSWTRKWVVLKSFSFVCLLVTIVAFIGSIQGLINAKFE; this is encoded by the exons ATgggtgaagaagaagaagacaatCAGTTGTCTCCATTGCTGCCTAGTTCTTCAACAAGCTCTGTCAAAAGAACTG GGACTGTGTGGACAGCAGTAGCACACATCATAACAGGAGTGATAGGGGCAGGTGTTTTATCCCTTGCGTGGAGCACCGCTCAACTTGGATGGATTGCTGGCCCTATCTCCGTGCTTGTGTTTGCAGCAACCACCCTGGTTTCCACCTACATTCTATGTGACTGCTACATGTATCCTCACCCTCACTATGGCCCCAACCGCCTTAGATCTTACATGGATGCCGTCCTTTTCTATTTGG GAGAGAAGAACCACAAAGCGTGTGGAGTAATTTTAATGGAGACCTTGTATGGGTCCACACTTGCCTATGTCATAACCTCTGCTAGCAGCATCAA AGCAATTCAGAAATCAAACTGCTACCACAGAGAAGGCCACAATGCTCCATGTTCGTATGAAGATACTTCCTCTATGCTTCTATTTGGAGCTGTTCAGGTTGTAATGTCACAGATTCCAGATTTCCATAACATGAAATGGCTTTCAATGTTTGCTGCAATCATGTCCTTTGCTTACTCTTTCATCGGATTCGGGCTTGGGCTCGCACAAGTGATCG AAAATGGAACGATTAAGGCGAGCATAAATGGAGTCCCCACTGCAAATATTGCTGATAAACTATGGTTAGTATTCCAGGCACTTGGGGACATTGCATTTGCCTATCCATACTCGGTCATTGTTCTAGAAATACAG GATACATTGAAATCACCTCCACCTGAGAACAAAACCATGAAAAAGGCCTCAATAATTGCCGTCTCCTTGACAACCTTCTTCTACCTCTGTTGTGGATGTTTCGGATATGCTGCCTTCGGGAACAACACGCCCGGAAACCTCTTGACAGGATTCGGATTTTACGAGCCATATTGGCTGGTTGATTTAGCCAATGCTTGCATTGTTCTTCACCTTGTGGGAGGATATCAG ATTTTTGGTCAACCAGTGTTTGCATTTGCGGAGAGATGGTTTATCAACAGGTTCCCAAACAGTTGGTTTGTGAATAACTATTATACGAACAAACACCGATGGTTTCCTTCGTTTCAGATTAATCCCCTCAAGATATGCTTTCGGACAGCCTATGTCGCAACAACAACAGCCATTGCAATGATGTTCCCATACTTCAACCAGGTTTTGGGAGTGCTGGGGGCTTTGAACTTTTGGCCTTTGGCTATTTATTTTCCAGTGGAAATGTGCATTGTGCAGAAGAAGATTCAATCCTGGACTAGAAAATGGGTTGTTCTTAAGAGTTTCAGCTTTGTTTGCTTGCTTGTGACAATAGTGGCCTTTATAGGGTCGATTCAAGGACTaataaatgcaaaatttgaataA
- the LOC108464488 gene encoding probable amino acid permease 7 isoform X2 yields MGEEEEDNQLSPLLPSSSTSSVKRTGTVWTAVAHIITGVIGAGVLSLAWSTAQLGWIAGPISVLVFAATTLVSTYILCDCYMYPHPHYGPNRLRSYMDAVLFYLGEKNHKACGVILMETLYGSTLAYVITSASSIKAIQKSNCYHREGHNAPCSYEDTSSMLLFGAVQVVMSQIPDFHNMKWLSMFAAIMSFAYSFIGFGLGLAQVIENGTIKASINGVPTANIADKLWLVFQALGDIAFAYPYSVIVLEIQDTLKSPPPENKTMKKASIIAVSLTTFFYLCCGCFGYAAFGNNTPGNLLTGFGFYEPYWLVDLANACIVLHLVGGYQIFGQPVFAFAERWFINRLIPSRYAFGQPMSQQQQPLQ; encoded by the exons ATgggtgaagaagaagaagacaatCAGTTGTCTCCATTGCTGCCTAGTTCTTCAACAAGCTCTGTCAAAAGAACTG GGACTGTGTGGACAGCAGTAGCACACATCATAACAGGAGTGATAGGGGCAGGTGTTTTATCCCTTGCGTGGAGCACCGCTCAACTTGGATGGATTGCTGGCCCTATCTCCGTGCTTGTGTTTGCAGCAACCACCCTGGTTTCCACCTACATTCTATGTGACTGCTACATGTATCCTCACCCTCACTATGGCCCCAACCGCCTTAGATCTTACATGGATGCCGTCCTTTTCTATTTGG GAGAGAAGAACCACAAAGCGTGTGGAGTAATTTTAATGGAGACCTTGTATGGGTCCACACTTGCCTATGTCATAACCTCTGCTAGCAGCATCAA AGCAATTCAGAAATCAAACTGCTACCACAGAGAAGGCCACAATGCTCCATGTTCGTATGAAGATACTTCCTCTATGCTTCTATTTGGAGCTGTTCAGGTTGTAATGTCACAGATTCCAGATTTCCATAACATGAAATGGCTTTCAATGTTTGCTGCAATCATGTCCTTTGCTTACTCTTTCATCGGATTCGGGCTTGGGCTCGCACAAGTGATCG AAAATGGAACGATTAAGGCGAGCATAAATGGAGTCCCCACTGCAAATATTGCTGATAAACTATGGTTAGTATTCCAGGCACTTGGGGACATTGCATTTGCCTATCCATACTCGGTCATTGTTCTAGAAATACAG GATACATTGAAATCACCTCCACCTGAGAACAAAACCATGAAAAAGGCCTCAATAATTGCCGTCTCCTTGACAACCTTCTTCTACCTCTGTTGTGGATGTTTCGGATATGCTGCCTTCGGGAACAACACGCCCGGAAACCTCTTGACAGGATTCGGATTTTACGAGCCATATTGGCTGGTTGATTTAGCCAATGCTTGCATTGTTCTTCACCTTGTGGGAGGATATCAG ATTTTTGGTCAACCAGTGTTTGCATTTGCGGAGAGATGGTTTATCAACAG ATTAATCCCCTCAAGATATGCTTTCGGACAGCCTATGTCGCAACAACAACAGCCATTGCAATGA